From Algoriphagus sp. NG3, the proteins below share one genomic window:
- a CDS encoding O-methyltransferase, which produces MEFIDTALLAYCENHTSTEDELLQKITRETQAKVMMPRMISGHLQGKLLELFTKMQNPDTILEIGTYTGYSGICMARGLKPGGKLITLDINDELETMVRGFFEESGLAHQIDYRLGNALDIIPSLPGPFDMVFIDADKINYGKYYDLIIDKMSTGGIILADNVLWSGKVLVEKGKKIDKDTQAILDFNRMVQEDPRVENALLPIRDGVMMARKI; this is translated from the coding sequence ATGGAATTTATAGATACAGCGCTGCTAGCTTACTGTGAAAATCATACCTCAACAGAAGATGAGCTGCTCCAAAAAATCACCCGGGAAACCCAGGCAAAAGTGATGATGCCGAGAATGATTTCCGGTCATCTACAGGGGAAATTACTGGAGCTCTTCACCAAAATGCAAAACCCGGATACAATTCTTGAAATCGGCACTTATACCGGATATTCGGGAATCTGCATGGCCAGAGGATTAAAACCCGGAGGCAAGCTGATCACACTGGACATCAATGATGAACTGGAAACGATGGTGAGGGGATTTTTCGAAGAAAGCGGACTTGCTCATCAGATCGATTATCGTCTAGGAAACGCACTGGATATCATCCCAAGTTTACCTGGTCCTTTTGATATGGTGTTTATCGATGCAGATAAAATCAATTATGGGAAGTACTATGATCTTATCATTGATAAAATGAGTACAGGAGGAATAATACTCGCTGACAATGTACTCTGGTCTGGTAAAGTATTGGTGGAAAAAGGGAAGAAAATAGACAAGGACACGCAGGCCATTCTTGATTTCAACCGCATGGTCCAAGAAGACCCGAGAGTAGAAAACGCCTTGCTTCCCATCCGTGACGGGGTGATGATGGCAAGAAAAATTTAA
- a CDS encoding lytic transglycosylase domain-containing protein, whose amino-acid sequence MKTNSILSLIFILTFFIHHNLLAQIPQVPAELEFADLVVRINPQARREIQLDVDAQYRNPAYFKVKQERVNLYMPIVERELRNAGVPTDLKYLVIQESGLIGDAVSTSNAVGFWQFKQGTAEEVFLRVDNQIDERKNIVSSTKGAALYLQKHNRSFDNWMCALVSYQMGLGGAKAYFGTQYNGKRIVDVDRNTHWYFKKFLAHKIAFGSPTFQLTSSGQYMMEERVQGPTTLAALAKKYGVPVSQLEEYNLWTRNGKIPGDRVYTVVYVQDGSAPIQQAVIAETSPSTSNNSSSATSSPAYKQANSFPRIAGNTTKASQPDQITVNNLEGVQATQTTTQTTFSDRVGIREGKLRRLNDLSKGERIEAGEYYYTEKKKASAEVATHIVRPGETLWSISQKYGIKLAALKSKNRIRKDTDLKAGMVLNLQEHRKRGEEIPRVNLSAPAPTKQAVVSTTSTPAVQQTAVNTVSPTNSAASSSKITHTVSSGETLFAISKRYGVTVDQLKNWNNIGSQNIISIGQKLVIFRP is encoded by the coding sequence ATGAAGACCAACAGTATCCTCTCCTTAATTTTCATCCTAACATTTTTCATCCACCATAACCTTCTGGCTCAAATCCCGCAAGTTCCCGCAGAACTGGAATTTGCCGACCTTGTGGTAAGAATAAATCCCCAAGCCAGACGTGAAATCCAGCTTGATGTAGATGCTCAATATAGAAATCCCGCCTATTTCAAAGTCAAACAAGAAAGGGTAAACCTTTACATGCCTATTGTAGAGCGGGAACTTAGAAACGCAGGTGTGCCAACCGATCTAAAATACCTGGTAATCCAGGAAAGTGGACTGATAGGAGATGCAGTTTCCACCTCCAATGCTGTTGGTTTCTGGCAATTCAAGCAAGGCACTGCGGAGGAAGTATTCTTGAGAGTAGATAACCAAATCGATGAACGAAAGAACATAGTCTCCTCCACTAAGGGAGCCGCTTTATATCTACAAAAGCACAATAGAAGCTTTGACAACTGGATGTGTGCGTTGGTCTCCTATCAAATGGGGCTGGGAGGAGCCAAGGCTTATTTCGGCACACAGTATAACGGCAAAAGAATAGTAGATGTGGACAGGAATACCCACTGGTACTTCAAGAAGTTCCTTGCTCATAAAATCGCATTTGGAAGTCCGACTTTCCAACTCACCAGCAGCGGTCAGTATATGATGGAAGAGCGGGTTCAAGGACCTACCACACTGGCTGCATTGGCAAAAAAATATGGTGTGCCTGTAAGCCAGCTGGAAGAATACAATCTTTGGACACGCAACGGCAAGATCCCCGGAGACAGGGTTTACACAGTAGTTTACGTCCAGGATGGATCAGCACCTATACAGCAAGCTGTCATCGCCGAAACTAGTCCTTCCACTTCGAACAATTCATCTTCAGCTACTTCATCTCCTGCTTATAAGCAAGCCAATTCTTTCCCGAGAATAGCAGGCAATACTACTAAAGCATCCCAGCCTGACCAGATCACTGTAAATAATCTGGAGGGTGTGCAAGCGACCCAGACCACTACACAGACCACGTTCTCTGACCGTGTAGGTATCCGGGAAGGTAAACTGAGACGGTTGAATGACCTTAGCAAAGGAGAGCGTATCGAAGCCGGCGAATATTACTATACGGAGAAAAAGAAAGCCAGTGCTGAAGTCGCTACGCACATTGTGCGACCTGGGGAGACGCTTTGGAGTATTTCCCAGAAATACGGCATAAAACTAGCTGCATTGAAGTCTAAAAACAGGATAAGAAAAGACACTGACCTGAAAGCAGGCATGGTTCTGAATCTTCAAGAGCACAGAAAGCGTGGTGAGGAAATCCCAAGGGTAAATCTTTCTGCCCCAGCACCTACCAAACAAGCGGTAGTGAGTACTACTTCCACTCCCGCAGTGCAACAAACAGCTGTAAATACTGTATCTCCTACCAATTCGGCAGCTTCTTCGTCAAAAATCACCCACACCGTATCCAGTGGGGAAACACTATTCGCAATCAGCAAAAGGTACGGAGTGACAGTCGATCAATTGAAAAACTGGAACAACATCGGTAGTCAAAACATCATATCCATTGGGCAGAAATTGGTTATCTTTCGCCCCTGA
- a CDS encoding DUF3078 domain-containing protein yields the protein MSKHLLIFGFFILFLSQTAQAQDRQYIPDTVLINGDTLLMLGDSLLIPDPVKEIFWKTGGNYNLNIQQVTLSNWAAGGASTFALNSGLTLFANYKKDNKVWDTQLTVSLGFNRQDDRAYRTRKTNDNFTFVSNYGRELSEFFYLSTQLDARTQLLAGYKYTRPAGSDVEVRTKISDLLSPGYLQSSTGLNYRKTYKDNSKISVILSPFTGRFTIVLDDSLSRAGAFGVVPGENVRAEAGVSLAASVTDIQLMKNVTWKSDINLFSNYEVFGNMVVNFNSVIRMKVNRFISTRIETVLIYDEEVFIKQDDGTSKQAVQLQNLINFGISLDF from the coding sequence ATGTCAAAGCATCTCCTGATTTTTGGATTTTTTATACTCTTCCTAAGCCAGACCGCCCAGGCTCAGGACAGGCAGTATATACCCGATACAGTATTGATCAACGGTGACACACTCTTGATGCTTGGAGACTCACTGTTGATACCAGATCCGGTCAAGGAGATCTTCTGGAAAACCGGAGGAAATTACAACCTCAACATCCAACAAGTGACCCTCTCCAACTGGGCTGCGGGTGGGGCTAGTACTTTTGCCCTGAATTCCGGTCTAACCCTCTTTGCCAACTACAAAAAGGATAACAAAGTGTGGGACACCCAGCTTACGGTCAGTTTGGGGTTCAACAGGCAAGATGACAGAGCATACCGTACCAGGAAGACTAATGATAATTTCACCTTTGTGAGCAATTATGGTAGGGAACTCTCGGAGTTTTTTTACCTATCGACCCAGCTGGATGCCAGAACCCAGCTCCTTGCAGGATACAAGTACACCCGGCCTGCCGGAAGCGATGTTGAAGTCCGCACCAAAATTTCAGATCTGCTGTCCCCGGGATATCTGCAATCCTCCACCGGTCTCAACTACCGAAAAACCTACAAGGACAACAGTAAAATATCCGTGATTCTTTCCCCATTCACAGGTCGATTTACGATTGTACTGGATGATTCCTTAAGCCGGGCAGGCGCATTTGGGGTAGTTCCCGGAGAAAATGTACGTGCAGAGGCCGGGGTTTCTCTTGCCGCATCAGTCACAGATATACAGTTGATGAAAAACGTGACCTGGAAGTCTGACATCAACCTATTCTCCAACTATGAGGTATTTGGAAATATGGTAGTCAACTTCAATTCTGTAATCAGAATGAAAGTAAACAGGTTTATTTCCACCAGGATAGAAACCGTTTTGATCTATGATGAGGAGGTCTTTATCAAGCAGGATGACGGTACGTCCAAGCAAGCAGTGCAGTTACAGAACCTGATCAACTTTGGGATATCCCTGGATTTCTAG
- a CDS encoding DNA polymerase III subunit gamma/tau — MENFVVSARKYRPADFKSVVGQQHITTTLQNAIKNNHLAQAFLFCGPRGVGKTTCARILAKTINCENLQADFEACGQCDSCVSFQNNSSFNIYELDAASNNSVDDIRNLVEQVRYAPQKGQYKVYIIDEVHMLSNQAFNAFLKTLEEPPKYAIFILATTEKHKIIPTILSRCQIFDFNRIQIKDIAGHLQYIAEKETVDYEEEALRLIATKADGALRDALSMFDLIVTYSAGKKVTYHETIGNLHILDYDYYFKVVDSLVSEDLSQVLLIFDEILKKGFDGHNFIVGLCEHLRDLLVAKDPATVQLIEVSETAKERYLQQTEASSSSFLLSALNIANQCDIHYKTSKNQRLHVELALMKMAKLPQAFRLSMMAAEDAKKKA, encoded by the coding sequence ATGGAAAATTTCGTCGTTTCGGCAAGAAAATACAGACCGGCAGATTTTAAAAGCGTAGTAGGGCAGCAGCATATCACCACTACCTTGCAGAATGCCATAAAAAACAATCACTTAGCCCAGGCTTTTTTGTTTTGTGGTCCACGTGGAGTGGGGAAAACTACCTGTGCCCGTATCCTCGCCAAAACGATAAACTGCGAAAATCTACAGGCGGATTTCGAAGCCTGTGGGCAATGCGATTCCTGCGTTTCCTTCCAAAACAACAGTTCTTTCAACATCTACGAACTGGATGCAGCTTCCAACAACTCAGTAGATGACATCCGAAACCTGGTAGAGCAGGTACGCTATGCGCCGCAGAAAGGACAGTACAAAGTCTATATCATTGATGAGGTTCACATGCTCTCAAACCAAGCCTTCAATGCTTTTTTGAAGACCTTGGAAGAACCTCCTAAGTACGCCATCTTCATTTTGGCGACTACCGAAAAGCACAAAATCATCCCTACCATCCTTTCCCGTTGTCAGATTTTTGATTTCAATAGAATACAGATCAAAGACATCGCTGGGCATCTTCAGTATATTGCCGAGAAGGAAACCGTGGATTACGAAGAAGAAGCCCTTCGATTGATCGCTACCAAAGCCGATGGTGCCCTCAGGGATGCGCTGTCCATGTTTGATTTGATAGTTACCTATTCTGCAGGTAAAAAAGTAACCTATCATGAGACTATCGGTAATCTCCATATTCTTGACTATGACTATTACTTTAAAGTAGTAGATTCCTTGGTGTCTGAAGACCTTTCCCAAGTTCTTCTGATCTTTGACGAGATTCTAAAGAAAGGATTTGACGGGCATAATTTTATAGTAGGTCTATGCGAACACCTCAGGGATTTGTTGGTAGCCAAAGATCCGGCGACTGTACAGCTGATAGAAGTATCCGAGACGGCCAAGGAGCGCTATTTGCAGCAGACTGAAGCTTCCTCTTCGTCATTTTTATTGTCTGCACTGAACATCGCTAACCAATGCGATATACATTACAAAACTTCTAAAAATCAGCGCTTACATGTAGAGCTGGCGTTGATGAAAATGGCTAAACTGCCTCAGGCTTTCCGCTTATCTATGATGGCAGCGGAAGACGCAAAAAAAAAAGCCTGA
- a CDS encoding DUF5675 family protein has translation MDLVLDREYWPGGTNGTLLLDGNILCHCIEPPAAYFRADTACIPEGNYELELVPDTPMQRISLFRCPNGIRSERPTEVELCLKQLQRNIVPVSGITGEGRGVPSAKAWANLLHLIGQALQKGEKATLEIRSYPE, from the coding sequence ATGGATCTGGTACTGGACCGGGAATACTGGCCCGGAGGAACCAACGGCACACTGCTGCTGGACGGCAACATACTATGCCACTGCATAGAGCCCCCGGCAGCCTACTTCAGGGCGGATACCGCCTGTATTCCTGAAGGCAACTACGAACTGGAACTGGTCCCCGACACTCCCATGCAGCGGATCAGCCTGTTCAGATGCCCAAATGGGATCAGGTCGGAGAGGCCTACAGAAGTGGAACTGTGCCTGAAGCAACTGCAACGTAACATCGTCCCGGTGTCTGGAATTACGGGAGAAGGTAGGGGAGTACCCAGCGCAAAAGCCTGGGCAAACCTCCTTCACCTGATAGGACAGGCACTTCAAAAAGGTGAAAAGGCCACACTGGAGATAAGGAGCTATCCAGAATAA
- a CDS encoding DUF1493 family protein: MMKEYQSFKKLQAIVSKIYDIDDLTLDTVINEFKTVSEDNDYFIRSFESEFNIDMSSFPYYKYYEEDQFILLSIFRRLFRTTMKGKQKLTVRHLLRVIQKKKWHE; encoded by the coding sequence ATGATGAAAGAGTATCAAAGTTTTAAAAAGCTTCAAGCAATAGTGTCAAAGATTTATGATATTGATGATTTAACATTAGATACAGTAATAAATGAGTTTAAAACTGTTTCGGAAGATAACGATTATTTTATACGATCCTTTGAATCAGAATTTAATATAGATATGAGTTCCTTTCCTTATTATAAATATTATGAAGAGGATCAGTTTATTCTTCTTTCCATCTTTAGAAGGCTGTTTAGAACTACAATGAAAGGAAAACAAAAATTAACCGTAAGGCATTTATTGAGAGTGATCCAGAAAAAGAAATGGCATGAATAA